The DNA sequence CACGTCAAGCGAAGCCTGCCCGCCGCCGCAACGAGTGCGCCCTTTCTCAGGTTGGGGTGTGATGTTAGGATGAATGCCCGTCGGAGCAGGTATTCACGATCAAAAGGAGGCATTGTCGCGTTTATGGCTTTGTTGACCATTTTGAAAGCCCCGGACAAGCGCCTGAAACAAAAATCGGTGGCGGTGCCAAGGGTGGATGATGGCGTCCGGCAACTGATGGATGACATGCTGGAAACCATGTATGCCGCCCCGGGTATCGGTCTGGCTGCTCCACAGGTGGGAGTGTTGCAACGAGTGATCGTCGTGGATGTCACCTGGTCCTCGGAAGAAAAGGTGAAAAGGCCATTCTTTCTGGCCAACCCGGAGATTGTGGCAACTGAGGGCGAAATCACCTGGGAGGAGGGGTGTTTGTCGGTGCCGGAAAATGTCGGTGATGTGGTGCGTGCGGCGCGGGTCAAGGTACATGCCTGGGACCGCCAGGGACAGGAGGTGACCATCGATGCCGGAGGGTTGCTGGCCGTCTGCCTGCAACACGAAATCGACCATCTGAACGGAGTGCTGTTCATCGATCACCTTTCCCGTTTGAAACGGGAAATCATCTTGAAAAAGTTGCGTCGGATGCAGGCGGAAGAGAGCTGAAACATGGAGAAATGGCGCATCGTCTTCATGGGAACACCGGACTTTGCGGTTCCTGCGCTGCGGGCACTGCTGAACAGCAACATTCCGGTGGTGGGCATTTTGACCCAACCGGACAAACCTGTGGGACGTGGCTTGGCGGTCCAGGCCTCGCCAGTCAAACGGACAGGCCTGGAACATGCCATACCGGTTTTTCAGCCTGAGCGCTTGCGGTCTCCCGGGGCCGTCACCACATTGAAGACATGGGCGCCGGATCTGGTGGTGGTGGTGGCCTATGGTCAGATTCTCTCCCCGGAGGTGTTGTCCATGCCGGCCCGGGGGTGCATCAATGTGCATGCCTCCCTGTTGCCCCGCTGGCGGGGAGCGGCCCCCATACAACGCGCCTTGTTGGCGGGTGATGCGCAAAGCGGGGTGACCATCATGCAAATGGAGGCGGGCCTGGATACCGGACCGATCCTGCGCATGCGTGCAGAACCCATAACCCCCACAACCACGGGCGGAAGTTTGCATGATGCCCTGGCGCAGTCGGGCGCGGATCTGTTGCTGGAGACCATCCGCGACATGCAAACCGGCAAGGTGTCGCCACAGCCCCAGCCGGACACCGGGGTGACCTACGCCGCCAAACTGACCCGCGCCGA is a window from the Magnetococcales bacterium genome containing:
- a CDS encoding methionyl-tRNA formyltransferase, with the translated sequence MEKWRIVFMGTPDFAVPALRALLNSNIPVVGILTQPDKPVGRGLAVQASPVKRTGLEHAIPVFQPERLRSPGAVTTLKTWAPDLVVVVAYGQILSPEVLSMPARGCINVHASLLPRWRGAAPIQRALLAGDAQSGVTIMQMEAGLDTGPILRMRAEPITPTTTGGSLHDALAQSGADLLLETIRDMQTGKVSPQPQPDTGVTYAAKLTRADGLIDWRRRSVEVDRQIRALHPWPGAYTHLHGRVVKVLTCRPVARSEGGEPGKVVAIREDGLEVVCGEGNLVLTGLQTEGRRRMQGAEWARGMSGQLLFGSHRP
- a CDS encoding peptide deformylase, which produces MALLTILKAPDKRLKQKSVAVPRVDDGVRQLMDDMLETMYAAPGIGLAAPQVGVLQRVIVVDVTWSSEEKVKRPFFLANPEIVATEGEITWEEGCLSVPENVGDVVRAARVKVHAWDRQGQEVTIDAGGLLAVCLQHEIDHLNGVLFIDHLSRLKREIILKKLRRMQAEES